The following proteins are encoded in a genomic region of Glycine soja cultivar W05 chromosome 17, ASM419377v2, whole genome shotgun sequence:
- the LOC114394166 gene encoding polyadenylate-binding protein-interacting protein 5-like: MKPQSSSLNPYAASYVPLSKRGADGRIPLTEKDSKTCDGTMWFQMTHQGATNDPQLINTSLEWLSKPEAFPAKSQPASSSYTGYTSSSQNVAELTDNQLVDEELDMDLEYLRMNFPGISYQSLVDVYNVNSGDLDAAIDMLSQLELEGDETSGSLPETLDIGDVSESGLPADSVSLKQKNVAEETSTSSGQLASANVL; the protein is encoded by the exons ATGAAGCCGCAATCATCCTCTTTGAATCCATATGCAGCCTCATATGTTCCTCTCTCTAAAAGGGGGGCAGATGGTAGAATACCTTTGACAGAAAAAGATTCCAAGACTTGTGATGGGACAATGTGGTTTCAGATGACTCATCAGGGTGCTACAAATGACCCGCAACTTATCAACACTAGCTTGGAATGGCTCTCGAAACCCGAAGCTTTTCCGGCAAAAAGCCAGCCTGCTTCTAGTTCCTACACAGGCTACACTTCATCATCACAGAATGTGGCAGAGTTGACGGATAATCAGTTGGTAGATGAAGAACTTGATATGGATTTGGAGTATCTTAGGATGAATTTTCCTGGTATATCTTATCAGTCCCTTGTAGATGTCTATAATGTTAACAGTGGTGACTTGGATGCAGCTATTGACATGCTCAGCCAACTTGAG TTAGAGGGAGATGAAACTTCTGGAAGTCTTCCAGAGACACTGGATATTGGTGATGTTTCAGAATCTGGATTGCCAGCTGATTCTGTTTCACTAAAACAGAAGAATGTAGCAGAGGAAACCAGCACTTCATCTGGTCAGTTGGCATCAGCCAATGTCTTGTGA